The Chloroflexota bacterium genome segment CCAGTCGGTGCGATTCTCGCGCCAGTGGGCCACAACGCGCACGTCGTGGGCAGGTGAGAGCGTGCGCGCCAGCGCGTGAAAGAGGAGTTGCGCCCCTCCGAGGGCGGGTGGGTAACTCGTGAGCGTATAGCAGATGCGCATGGCGCGATTGTAGCACGGGCAGCCCGCCAGGGCAATTGATAGAAACGAAGAAGTATGGTAGAATATAGGCGCAAACCGAGGCGAACCCATACCCAAAGCCCGCCGGTTTGCGTTGTTTTCACTGGGGGAGATCATGGAGGCCGACTTGCTTGCGCGGAGAGAGCAAGAGTTGGTGAGGCGCGCCCGGAACCGCGACTCGGCCGCCTTCGCCGAACTCTACGATCTCCACTACCGCCGCGTATACACGTACATCTACTACCGGGTCGGAGACCAGGAACTGGCCGAAGACCTGGCAGCAGACGTGTTTGTGCGCGGGTGGCAGGCAATCGGCTCCTTTGATTACCGGGGAGTGCCTGTGGCCGCGTGGCTGTTGCGGATCGCGCGAAACCGCGTCATTGACCATTTCCGCCGTTCGGGCAAGCGCGAGACCGTGGAACTGGAAGATCAACACATGGACCTGGCCCAAGACCCCGAGGCGGAAGTGGAAACCCGTCTCCTCCGTGAGGACCTGTTGCGGCTGATGTCGCATCTCACCGACGATCAGCGCGATGTCATCATCCTGAAATTCTTTGAGGGAATGTCCAATGCCGAGGTGGCTGCCGTGCTGGGCAAGCCGGAAGGGGCCGTCAAGTCGTTGCAACACCGCGGGTTGGCGGCGATGAGAAGGCACTGGGACAGGGGTGGAAAAGGATGATCCGAAGGTTCAGGGACGTTCTGGATGAGAAGATAGAGCAGGTGCGCAGGGGGCAGACGCCCGACCTGTCGCCGTACCGCGCAGGCACGGCCCAGGGCGACGAGTTGGCCGACCTGCTGGCGGTGGCGGCGGCGTTGCAGGCCGTGCCCGCGCCCGAACCGTCGGCGCTGGCCGTCGCCAGGGGCAGGCAGCGGCTCCTGGCGGCCATCGCGGAGAGCGAGCGGCGGAGCGTGCGCGGGATACCGGGCCTGTGGCCTGCGCTGAAGCCGGTGTTCGCCGCGGCCATGGCCACGGTGCTCTGCCTCGTCCTGGTGTTCACGCTCAACGCGCTTGGCGAGCGTAGCCTGCCAGGCAGCGCCTTCTATCCCGTCAAGGCCCTCAAGGAGCGCATCCAGGTGCTGGTGGCGGACACGCCCAGGGAGCAAGCGGCGGTGCATCTGCGCATGACGAAGCGCCGCCTCAATGAGTTGCAGGGAGTTACCCTGCGCGACGGCGCGGCCGACCTGGCCCTGCTGGACGCCATGACGCGGGAGATGGACGCGGCGCTGGCAGCCCTGACGCAGGTTCCTGCGACGCAGTCGGGGGCGCTGGTGGCCGACCTGGCGGCGGTGGCGCGGCGTCAGCAATCCACGCTCCTGTGGGTGCAGCGGCATTCGGCGCCCGAGCAACAGGCCGCCCTGGCGCAGGCCATCGTCCGCGCCCACGAAACCTATCAGATCGCGCTGGCGGCTCCCGCGCAGGGCTTGAGGGTTGAGCGGCCGCTCAGCGGTTTGGCCGTGGCCGCGATTGTGGAGTTCAGGGGGCCTGTCCTGGGCGAAGACCCCGATATTCTCGCGGTGGGAAGTTACCAGGTCAGCGTCAACCCCATGACCCAGATGGAGCGGCGGCCGGACCTGGGCAGCACCGTGGAGGTGCGCGCCGCGCGGCTGGAGGATGGCCGACTGGTCGCCTTGAGCATCCGCCAGACCGCGCCGCCCGCCGAAGGCTTGTGGGTCAAGGTCAGTGGCACAATCACGGGCGCGTATGACAGCACGTGGCTCATCAACGGTCGCCCCGTCGTGTTCAGCGCGGCCACCAACCTAGTCGGCTGGCTGCAAGTGGGCGCACGTGTGCAGGCCAGC includes the following:
- a CDS encoding sigma-70 family RNA polymerase sigma factor, coding for MEADLLARREQELVRRARNRDSAAFAELYDLHYRRVYTYIYYRVGDQELAEDLAADVFVRGWQAIGSFDYRGVPVAAWLLRIARNRVIDHFRRSGKRETVELEDQHMDLAQDPEAEVETRLLREDLLRLMSHLTDDQRDVIILKFFEGMSNAEVAAVLGKPEGAVKSLQHRGLAAMRRHWDRGGKG